From the Macrobrachium nipponense isolate FS-2020 chromosome 17, ASM1510439v2, whole genome shotgun sequence genome, the window GTTCGGTAACTACCAGACACTCAAAATGAACCTTGATTAGTACTACCAGCCTCTTGGAGAGAGGCCTCGGTAGCATTCTATAGTTTTACtgtcctttttattatatttttaacaaacgtatatatatgtatgtatgtatgtatgtatgtgtaatagaaaaagtgatatttttatttaggtgagaAGGAAATTATGTCTTGGACACAGTTGGACCAAGTTGTGTTTTCAGGAAACGTTGTGTTGCATTGtaagtatattgttttttttttttttttttttttttttaagttttagctTTTTATAAAAGAGATCTATTGAAATggcaatttgtctgtccgtccgcactttttctgtcagtcatcagatcttgaaaactactgttGTTAGATACAgatttttttggcattatgccaagcactggggcaactaatgccattcagtgctgaaacgggaatcgaaagtaaaaggtttgataggtgtaacaggaggaaaacctcaaagcagttgcattatgaagcaattgttaggagagggtgggcaaTAAGacagaagaaatataatatgaacggaggtacagtaaagggaatgaaagtggttgcagctaggggccgaagggacactgcaaagaaccttaaagtaatgcctacattgcaccgaaagaggtgcactgaaggcactaaccccctacggagaatAACTTTGAGAGCTACCAAAGAACAATTCAAACTAAGTTTCATCAGTTAACAGTCAGAGGaacgaatattataacaaaaattattacaaagaaaaaattactaatgACGTCACATCTTCGTGTTCATTTTAACCTTTGTTCAACTGACAAGCAAGTTTTAACTTAAAAAACATGACCTTCCTGAGAAACTTTCTTCCTTGCCTTGCTATGCGTGTGATACAATTTCCTGTTcacataaattaaagaaaaaaacttcccTCGTCACATTTTTGTAGCAATATTTCCCAAAACGATGATATACGTATTTTCGTCAATTGGTCTGGTcacagaaatgaaggaaaatgggtCCAGGTTTAGTTCCAAGTTGTAAGTGGTACTAAATGCTTTCACTGTGGGTATTTCCAGATCGAAGAGTGAAATGGCTTAATGTTACCACTACCAGCAACCATTGGACGAGAGACCAGCTAACTTTTGCATTCAATTGcctattgtttgagagagagagagagagagagagagagagagagagagagagagagagagagagagagagagagagagagagagaatccaatggCGCCAAATCTTGCGAATACAGGTTACTTAGCTCTGTGGTATCACTGACCCACTGTCCTTGCCATCATCATAAATTAGTCTTTCCTTCACTCTAGTTTTAAATAGTGATATTTTCCTTCTCACCTAATCATATCGGGtgaattattcctcaaaatgaGTAAGGTAATGTCTCTCATAAGCAACCCATAACTGTACGAACTGCGTCTATAAGTCAGTTCGAGAAGGATCACTTGAAACTAAATAAATTGTTTCAAGGCAAAAGCGTGCAAAGGATACGTCGAGATATCAAGATGTTTGAAAAATAAGATGTTAAAACTATGTTATCTAATTGTGATAGATTTCCGTGGCAATACTGGCCTCTAATTTTTGTCATGTCCGGGGTATTTAAACACCTTACAGGAACCAAAGTATATTGATAGTGTATTGATAGTTTCTTGCAATACAGTTGAATACAGGAATATGTCACCATGACTCCCATTTCTacagtactattttttttttaccaccacgGCATGCATTtgatttggaaatttttttaatcaatttactttttataatgtaaaacatataatatatacgtagtataattaCATGGCATTCTTGCATAGAAATttgaattgctaaaaaaaatcaatatgttGAGGATATGTGCATTTGTTATGCCTTTGGTTGTAGACTAATAAAATGCCAGTGTATGCCTGGATGTATGTACTGGTCCGCAGAATTTTTTGTGCTCTCTTGACTAGTCCGTGAAGttgaaaaggttgggaaccactgcactATAAAAAAGCGCTTGAAGTATGCCATTATTTCgcaatttaggagaaaacacttacttcgagagggacgtagaggtctcggtgtgctgccaggatgggtcacaactcttgactgatgctcacggcagcaaattcaagtactttttcgggaggGTGGCCGTATTCCGGGATCAGTGGCCGCAATGTCTATGAGACATATCGTTTGGTTAAAGCATAATTACACCAAGATTTGTTTCACTCACTTAAAATATACAAGTGATTTTAATTTGATTCCAGTAACAATAGTTATCTGTACCTACCGTTTGCTGACACTGTCCCGAAATAATCTCGCCATGTAAcgtttatgatttaaaaaaaaaggaaaaaaaaactacctccAAGGCTGCCCTTACATGTCTAAAACTGACATAATGAttaactactatgaaattcagggcctctgtaacacggttttttggattttgctccttatcaaagcatcgcatgtagctgaaagttgacatatgtatattttacaactacacacaaattttgtgagcattatcaataacctaaacccgatagttttaatttttatagagtaaaaatgatctagccgacgccatggccaatgattgcgagacatgagtcgaaaaacattcattacgtaaacatcattttacgaaatgttgccccgcccatccaccagacagaaacccattcaccttattccatctgctctgaaacccatagtagtcaagaatggctaacaggatttggaattgtccccgtggttgcaaaactgcatttgtcttacgacttgcaactttatacagtcaagagaaagcccgtgaccatacttactatagcctgaataggtagtcagtttctagtttaaatccaatgtttatggtctgatttgtatttagcgtaacgtgattataatacttgtaatgtcattcaggattttgaacatttccaagagagagagagaaagagagagattgtatgtaaacagtctttatataactatttttgttaaaataagatttttatccaaagtaaatacaagcttatatgtgctaaaatctccagcaaaccaacggatcatccgatatattttttttttcttctttagtctgtacgaccatgttggatataaagacttatgaatggcggaacgatacatagatgtgggtggggtatctgtgctagcgtagtaatactactgtagcagtagtgccgcaaaattagtaatagcagcaatatacatgaattaaacgtttaggccaattgCTGGgatcctgaggatcatttagcacttcttacagctactcgagaaatgagtttttatagccagaggtTAGATTtcctaatacaacaatgtccaaggtagccttcagtgttatcctgaattataacgaggccaaagtgggtggagcctcatgaagtcatcattctgacgataattattggtgaaggtttaaagccaaaatacggtaccgtctatttttttttttttatgaatggcggaacgatacatagatgtgggtggggtatctgtgctagcgtagtaatactactgtagcagtagtgccgcaaaattagtaatagcagcaatatacatgaattaaacgtttaggccaattgCTGGgatcctgaggatcatttagcacttcttacagctactcgagaaatgagtttttatagccagaggtTAGATTtcctaatacaacaatgtccaaggtagccttcagtgttatcctgaattataacgaggccaaagtgggtggagcctcatgaagtcatcattctgacgataattattggtgaaggtttaaagccaaaatacggtaccgtctattttttttttttttttttttttttttttttttttttttttttttttttttttttttttttttttttttttttttagtaaataggtagatagccgataaataaaaattgcttgacactggatacagcagttatcaaatgaagcttgtctactatgtctttgaaaattaccaactattccctacatcttgtcaatctgattgtaacttataaagtagattatactttcttaggacacttattttgggagttagactaataatcaaagtgtttttgtatttattaacatattttgttggtttgttcattatgacaattatcagtggagaggattcagagttcataaagatgtactgctttgcttgtatttaaatttttgtcattgttgcctgaagtatagcctttgttacgtatagccaaccatccatcgagaaagagggaagaaatgctgtcataagttatgtaacgagtgcgttcgaaaccttatctctgagtaagttggcccgtcttaaaaaaaaagtcacttttacattataagtaccaaatttattcaacctacgtaatgcagaatacagtcaaaatttatgagtagatataatgtgtattctgaataagcgttatatctatgaaatgcatagataaaaagttattgccaaaaaaccgtgttacagaagccctgaatctcatagtagatgttATCATACAGACCTACCTACTGCAAAGAATTCTTAATGAGTgacaaaatatgttaatttaaGTGTCCTTTTGCATTGCAGTAACACCACAATGATGCAACTTATTAGCTCAACCAATAACGTACCTTACAGACTTACTTacgaaaaggaattttgtaatgACGAGCAACATggctatttaatataatatatgattcccAAATGAAATAGCTAACGAACTTATATTGCAATATCCATAAAATATAAGACACGTTAACTGATAGCCTAAATGTAGGCCTAACCACTACCAAAATGTTTATCCGCGTGGCAAAAGTATACTTTACTCACCTTTGAAATATTCGATTGTCTCTTGAAGATTTCCTGTGTCATTTCTGCAATTTTAAGCTGCACAATTCACCATTTTGAAGATAATGAACTGAAAACATTCCGTAGTTCCGGAGTGTTCGACATTAATTAATAGACAGGCAACGAGTGATGAATGCGCAAACCTGACTTCGTGTGtgggccagtgttgccaaccatcTAAGAGCTCCTTACCCTACCTAAGTTGAAATGACCCTACTTCCACTGTCATTTTACGCTACGCCCGGccttaagatatataaatatttaataaatttgttGTTCATTGGTTACTTTTTAATGAGATACAAGACAAGCATCTTGAAATTACCCTACTACATTTTGCTCAGATTTCGTGACATTACCCCATTACCCTACAGACCCAGATTTAAGGCTGAATTATCCTATGCATAGGGTAATTACCCCACGGTTAACAATTGCACACTCGTTTGTTTGtgcataaatgaatttatttggcGCTTCACTGATTTAGTGGTTATAATGGTAAATCTGAAGAGGTCATTATTTCGAGGACGGAGCTGTaagattctatacacacacagatgcatacatacatacatacatacatgcatacatacacacacattatatatatatatatatataatatatatatatatatatatatatatatatataatgtatattatatatatataatgtgtgtgtgtatgtatgcatgtatgtatttatgtatgcatctgtgtgtgtatagaatcttACAGCTCCGTCCTCGAAATAATGACCTTTTCAGATTACCATTATAACCACTAAATCAGTGAAGCGCCAAATAAACGGTCATTCATTTATGCACAAACGTGTGTGCAATCGTTAACCGTGGGGTAATTACCCTATGCATAGGATAATTCAGCCTTAAATCTGGGTCTGTAGGGTAATGGGGTAATGTCACGAAATCTGAGCAAAATGTAGTAGGGTAATTTCAAGATGCTTGTCTTGTATCTTATTAAAAAGTAACCAATGAActacaaatttattaaatatttatatatcttaggcCGGGCGTAGCGTAAAATGACAGTGGAAGTAGGGTCATttcgatgtatatgtatatatatatatatatatatatatatatatatatatatatatatatatatgtgtgtgtgtgtatcataattAATGTTTGTGATTAAtcgattatattttgtttacttgTAAAATGTAATCCCATTTTCTCTTGGAGAAGTGTTTTACTCATTCTGGCGATTAAAACCCGTTCATCATACCATAATTGCAATCAGGATGGAAAAAGATACCTTGGAAATTTGAACAGGAAACTGCCTGCTCTGTTATTTCTTATAGCTTAAACTTTTTCATTACAAAGGAATCATGCacgttataaataaaagaaatatcgaataagtttttattaataattgtcAAAACTTATACTGCGAGTAGTATACTATTTATTGTTTCCTTTCAGGTCTCCAAATATCTTTAATTTTGTAGAGTTCCCTATTTTTCCCTTGAAGTGAGGAAATTTCCAGGGCTCCGGTGTCAAATTTTTAATCAGACAAtctggatttttttatttgacacATATACAGTTGGTAACCTtgagattaattaataattatcgcGGTTCACAAATATACTTCATACATATGTTTCTCTATTAATTGTTGCATGTCGTCACTGAAGCTACCAACAAACTTTTATCCTTATCTATCTAACATGAATTTGTAATTGTGTTTGTAAGCAGTCTAAGAATGAATTGAGTGGACTCCAAAGGGGGTTTATTTAGATGCTCTAATTGCTGGGTTGAATCTGGAGTGAAGTTTTTAAAACAGCATTGAGCATGtgcttttttttatctcctgCCTTTTCTAAACAAGGGATTTGATTCATTTTCTGGTGTCTTTTTGTCATTGGCGgttagatttttgtttattaaaatacatataaCTTTTATACTACATATAAATTACCATTTAAAGTTGTACTTAACCTAAAATTATAAgtggcgtcatttcagatttttgttggggGGCTAAGACGGTTTGGCGAGCGCAAAGAGCCTAATCAGCCGGGGTTTTTATTTGGagctattttatgtgtttttttgaaGCCACACGAGCAAGGcatttcagcaaaaattatatattcccactactgtttgtttatctcatcatcacagacaaggatcaagaaatgtaatatttccgagaaatttcatatatttatgattgcacacatttaaaaagaaaacatgccgTTACTTCTTGGGGCTTGTGAGGTGAGGTGGGCAAGTTGAGGCAACTTGAGTcttggtggaggggggggggggggatagttgCCCCCCTCCCCCAGCGCACCCCTCCCCCCAATCCCCAAATGACGCCCCTGGAGCCTGGACAGGTAGAAGTGATTCACTCAACTTTGTCATTTCTGTTTTCACGCTCTTCACTGATACTGAAATGAAATACTATTTCCcaaatgaattttgttatttGCAAGTAGCATATTAGGTAGCTGTGCAGAGCAAACATGTCATCTATCAACGataatttataattttgtgaGCAATACGTTTAGATGAATTATACAAGTCAGAATGGTTAATACTTTATTCTTCGTGCGCAACAAACTCGTGTTACATGATATAAGAAAAAGTTATGATAAGATACAATAACTTTTTGTAGTACACTTGATACGTCAAAGTGTCAATATTTGTTGTAAAAGGTGATATGATACCCAGAATCGGGTAATAGTCTTTATATTAAGTTATTGGTAAGGTAAGCTGGGCAATCATTAGGGCAAGGCTTATCCGGCAATGAGCACACGGTGTCTGTCCAGTCGCAGTACAGGGCATTGGGATTGAAGAGTGTTCCTGCTGGGCATTGATTCTCAAGTTCCACCCATCCTGCAGTGTCCTGTAAATGGCGTAACAAAGAATTCTTAAGTACCGCAAAACATGATTTTTCTCACACCCTGAGAAACACCAACGTGTACGTGaatgtgcgcacacacacatttatatgtaaataaaggtataagccccgaaggaaaaataaacaacggagttgctgcaagatctttcgactcaactcTGCAGTTTGTCtcctgagtaaaggacgttgagtcgaaagatcttgcagaactccgttttttatttttctttcgtggcttatacctttatttatgtatttatcacgttccaaactttcgtgattcagttacacatttatatgtgtatgtatgaatgtgtgacTTTGTTATAATCACAGCTATTGAGCCTTTTCTAAGTACAAATGTCTTACAGAGCCAAGTAATAGCCAGGAATTTTTTTACGGAGTTAAAATGGGGAACGAAAAGAAATGTCTCAGAAAGACATCTTTTAAGCGATTAGATTTAGTAGCGTTCGTGATGATTGAAGAACTTGGTAATCTGTTTAGATTGCTGAAATAATTCGGAAGCTGATGGGATGGCAGTCTGTTCCCACGATCAAGGCCAATGAGAACATCAAACACAAGGAAGAAAAATGGGGCGATAGATCTGCCACTTATAAGTTAAAAGTTCACAGATTTCATGGAAATTGGAGGCAGGGGTAGAAATCCAAAGCGAAGCAGAGGGAAGAAACAACAACTGCGTTCAAGGACCTACCAATCGTGCCAAACATCTGAGAAATATTGCTCTGACATGATTTCCCAAGGTTCAATACTTACGATCGTGCACATGTAGTAGTGGGTGCAGTCGTTCGAATCGGGGTTGGGTCCTACTACGCTGCAGTGAGGAGATGGTGGAGGTGGAGTTGGAGGAGGGGTGGTTGCGAAGGGGTCCTTTCAAGAAAAAGAGATGTTTCATGAACTATTGTCAACAAGAAATCCCCAGCTATAAGGAATACTTTGAACACAATATGCTCTAAGATCATACATATTATTCGTATCATTGCCACGGGAACTATGGAAGTGCAGTATTTACCCGAGTGGTATCTGGTTCCAAGGTTGGTGGCCTCGTGAAGTGGCCTCCACTCAAGGCTTCGTTGATGGACATGAGAAGAGGGAACGGCTCACCGTGGCATTTGGCGTGGAAGTCGTCAGTCTCGACACTCCAGACCATGCAACCAGCCAAGCCCTTGTCTAAAACGTACTGGGCCTGTGGGAGAGATGACCAGTTACGAAATTTAAATGTTGGACATTTGGACACTgaccttcattttcatttcacgAAGAATGCATTAACTGTAGGATTCAACTGGAATGTTTGGAGCATAAATCCCTTGTTTGTAAGAATAGCAGTGGAATTAGGCTAACAATGGTTTCTTGTACAAAAGGTTGACCACCATGGTTAGCAGACATTGAGAATTTATGGGCAAACCTCCGCGAAAAAGACGTGACCACTCCACCTACCTTAATGGCTACGGAATCAGGGTCTTCATAGGATACCCATATttggttgtgggagatggagtaAGAGTAAGGCTCGTGCATGGCAGGGTCATGAACGATGGTCCAGTCCTCTGTCCTTTGGAAGTCGCAGATCTGAGAGAAGAGAATCCCATTTGCTTTATACGTATGCAAACTCATCTGAATGCCTTTATTTAGCCAGTAACAGACTTCATCAAGTATATACGTTGCtgctataatttaaaaaaaaaatccagttattgGAAGGTagtttttctatctatctatctataaatatcatAATTAGTCTCTTGGGATGAGATCTGTAAACCTCGTTCATTTTTTCTTGACTACTGTTTgcggagggggagggaggaggggattGATGGCGGGCGGCTGTTAACTCTCGTAAGTTATCATTTCTCATGAAAAGTTACGCAGTGTTTCCGAAGATACCGTCCAAAAACACTTACGCTAGCAAGAATAAGTGAATGATCAGGATCCAGATTTCTCAATTTAAGAAAGGAAACGAGGGAATTCAACAGGGAAGTAAGTAATGATTCTGAATGATAATATCTTCAAGACTGTTGAATAGTAAACTTGATTGTCAAAGGATATAAGCCTTAGATTACATCTGTTTGCACTTCTTGAAAAGAAGTGACGCTAATTCTATCATAGTAACTGAATAGCTCATCATCCAAATGGCATACCATGTACTAAAAACATTGGGTATCATTGATCACATTAGGTAACTGTGATCTGTCCTGTATCCACTAAAACTGATAACACGATAAGTTATTTACAGAGATATTCGTGAAAAATGCAATCAGTCCGTTGTTATAGACTCACTTCGTTGTAGCCCAAGAATCCGTTTTGTCTAGTGAATGGCCCTGCAGTGCCAGCTTGAGACGCGGGAGCATAGAATCCAGTTTCAGATGTAGAGTCAAGCCTCCATGTTCGGCCATACAGAGGAATACCCAAAACCAGCTTGTTTGCCGGGGCACCCTTATCTAGCCAGTAGTTGACAGCGAagtcctagaaaaaaaaaagttctctttTAAAGCTTGCATATTTTACGCTGAATGTTGAATTCTTTCTAAGTTTTCATTGTTGTAGGTAAACTTATTAAACAAAGGAGTCAAATAAATGCCGCATCTGAATTATTACATGAGGGAAAGGAGAAATCTACCTGAAAGTATTTCGTTCATGGAAAGATTAATCGGACTGCCAGTAGGTCTAATTAAATTCACAAGGCGTTTTTGACACGAAACTATTGAGATCTGTTCACTGCTTGAGGAAGTAAACTCCCTGATAATTGCTTGTAACACATCTATCTGACCAACTAACTACTTCTGTAGAGAGACTCTCTTGAAAATTATAAATGACTTCAATCTTTTGCGAAGATCCAaagtttattcacccccatttAGGTAGAGATTGTCGCCAGTATCGTCTGGGTGAGGGTAAAGGCAAGACTGGTGGTGGGTGTATTTCTCCCAGCTGCCGTGCAGATCATAAGCCATCAGGTTGATAAGGTCAAGGTGTTGGGACATAGCTGGGACGTCATAAGCTGGGTCGATGGTTTGTTTACCAGCAGACACAGCAGCTGTGAGTATCATCCCCTCTGCGTGCAGAGCCTCCTTCAGGTCACTTAGGAGGGTGATGAAGTTAGTCTGTAAAAAAAAGGTTAGAGGTTTATTACCGTTCGGTGTTCTAACAGTTCTCTGTTCTGTTTTACATCAAGCATAAAGTCATTTTCATCGGATGATAGTACTTTATAATCTATGTAGCTATCTTTTAGCTTTCTTGTTACTTTAGGCTCTTTTATCCACTTTGGTCATTCAAATAATTTCAAGTAATAGGTGCCataatagaactttttttttttttgtaatctactCATATTGCACTTAACATTTTGCTTTTAGATGATGCACATTTGACTTAAATTCTTGGAACATGAGGATTGGAATGTTTGGACTTTAAGGAGTGTTTGTAGTATTTACACCAATTCCTTGACAGGGGCGTGTACAGGGGGGGGCTTCGGGTGCTT encodes:
- the LOC135196268 gene encoding acidic mammalian chitinase-like produces the protein MKLLLLLSLFGVFLSSIEAEVVVCYFSSWAVYRPGEGKFDVEDVDPALCTHLIYAFAGLDPTSYEIKVLDPWNDLCDGGGKCAYDRFVKLKKRNVNLKTILGVGGWNEGSASYSAMAADAGKRKTFVDSSIALLKTHGFDGLDMDWEYPTQRGGNPEDYTNFITLLSDLKEALHAEGMILTAAVSAGKQTIDPAYDVPAMSQHLDLINLMAYDLHGSWEKYTHHQSCLYPHPDDTGDNLYLNGDFAVNYWLDKGAPANKLVLGIPLYGRTWRLDSTSETGFYAPASQAGTAGPFTRQNGFLGYNEICDFQRTEDWTIVHDPAMHEPYSYSISHNQIWVSYEDPDSVAIKAQYVLDKGLAGCMVWSVETDDFHAKCHGEPFPLLMSINEALSGGHFTRPPTLEPDTTRDPFATTPPPTPPPPSPHCSVVGPNPDSNDCTHYYMCTIDTAGWVELENQCPAGTLFNPNALYCDWTDTVCSLPDKPCPNDCPAYLTNNLI